The Fibrobacter sp. genome includes a region encoding these proteins:
- a CDS encoding glycosyl transferase family 28, with protein MKVLVAPLDWGLGHATRCIPVIREFLRQGAEVELAVVKSNAKLLRGIFPELRQRLAPSYNIVYPKHGYNMGLWLAKNGAHLNSVIRFEHRYVEEMVERHHYDVVLSDNRFGFYSRKAKSIYMTHQRRIAFPPALSALESVGMMWHASVMRHFDEVWVPDIPEEPGYAGNMSHVRYCPRSVRYVGALSRFENAPSENEGGTLLESIPLENPQYKFVAVVSGVEPARSRFEKKLAEAFAGIPGRHLIIQGRPAAGIKTWTEGNVDFCTHLQDAAFSAAVRGAEHVVSRGGYSTVMDMAVLGASCIFVPTPGQYEQVILGRNLARAGFAYNIDEKDLSAGSLLRCSGSMKLPQVAKNDLLHKAVSEVLKIK; from the coding sequence GTGAAAGTCCTGGTAGCTCCGCTTGACTGGGGCTTAGGGCATGCAACTCGTTGCATTCCCGTTATCAGGGAATTCCTGAGGCAGGGGGCGGAAGTGGAATTGGCTGTTGTTAAAAGCAACGCTAAACTGCTTCGTGGCATTTTCCCAGAACTCCGTCAAAGGTTGGCTCCTTCCTACAATATTGTCTATCCCAAGCACGGTTACAATATGGGGTTGTGGCTTGCCAAGAACGGCGCCCACCTGAATTCGGTTATAAGGTTTGAGCATCGCTATGTAGAGGAAATGGTTGAACGTCATCATTACGACGTTGTCCTTTCCGACAACCGCTTTGGATTTTATTCTCGCAAGGCTAAGTCTATCTACATGACTCACCAGAGGCGAATAGCCTTCCCGCCGGCTTTAAGTGCCCTTGAATCGGTGGGAATGATGTGGCATGCCTCCGTTATGCGACATTTTGATGAAGTCTGGGTTCCCGATATTCCCGAGGAACCGGGATATGCGGGGAACATGTCCCACGTAAGATACTGCCCTAGGTCGGTGCGTTACGTAGGAGCCTTGTCCCGATTTGAAAATGCACCTTCCGAGAACGAAGGCGGAACGTTGCTGGAAAGTATCCCTCTGGAAAATCCGCAGTACAAGTTCGTGGCGGTGGTGTCCGGAGTGGAACCTGCCCGTTCCCGCTTTGAAAAAAAGCTGGCGGAGGCCTTCGCAGGTATTCCCGGCAGGCACCTCATTATCCAGGGCCGTCCCGCAGCCGGTATCAAGACGTGGACCGAGGGCAACGTGGACTTCTGCACACACCTGCAGGATGCCGCCTTCTCCGCCGCGGTTCGCGGTGCAGAACATGTGGTTTCCCGCGGCGGCTACAGCACCGTGATGGATATGGCCGTCCTTGGCGCCTCCTGCATTTTCGTTCCCACGCCGGGGCAGTACGAGCAGGTAATTCTCGGACGCAACCTGGCACGGGCAGGATTCGCCTACAACATCGACGAAAAGGATCTTTCCGCCGGAAGCCTCCTTCGTTGTTCTGGATCCATGAAACTGCCGCAGGTTGCAAAAAACGACCTGCTTCATAAGGCTGTTTCAGAAGTTTTAAAAATCAAGTAG